Proteins encoded by one window of Macaca fascicularis isolate 582-1 chromosome 10, T2T-MFA8v1.1:
- the RPS21 gene encoding small ribosomal subunit protein eS21, whose product MQNDAGEFVDLYVPRKCSASNRIIGAKDHASIQMNVAEVDKVTGRFNGQFKTYAICGAIRRMGESDDSILRLAKADGIVSKNF is encoded by the exons ATGCAGAACGACGCCGGCGAGTTCGTGGACCTGTACGTGCCGCGGAAATG CTCCGCTAGCAACCGCATCATCGGTGCCAAGGACCACGCATCCATCCAGATGAACGTGGCCGAG GTTGACAAGGTCACAGGCAGGTTTAATGGCCAGTTTAAAACTTATGCTATCTGCGGGGCCATTCGTAGGATG ggtGAGTCAGATGATTCCATTCTTCGATTGGCCAAGGCCGACGGCATCGTCTCAAA GAACTTTTGA